The Carassius gibelio isolate Cgi1373 ecotype wild population from Czech Republic chromosome B22, carGib1.2-hapl.c, whole genome shotgun sequence genome window below encodes:
- the tssk6 gene encoding testis-specific serine/threonine-protein kinase 6 produces MSVKNVLKGMGYKFIAEIGEGSFSQVKLATSQKHHCNVAIKIVDRVKAPKDFVQKFLPRELAILRRVNHEHIVQMHELIEVAGKRLCIVMEAAAKDLLQKIHEVKCIPEDQSKNLFSQMVSAINYLHQMDIFHRDLKCENILLTAEEQVKITDFGFARSVQDPSELSHTFCGSAAYTPPEVIMGTPYDPKKYDVWSLGVILYVMVTGLMPYDDTNLRRLHRLQSKSLVFSDNAGVQEPCQVFIRTLLQFNPSTRPTIQQVAEHPWMQKGKS; encoded by the coding sequence ATGTCTGTTAAAAACGTTTTGAAAGGCATGGGCTACAAGTTCATAGCCGAGATTGGTGAAGGCAGTTTTTCCCAAGTCAAGCTCGCCACTTCGCAGAAACACCACTGTAACGTGGCCATCAAAATTGTGGATCGCGTAAAGGCCCCTAAGGATTTCGTCCAGAAGTTTCTCCCAAGGGAACTAGCGATTTTGAGACGAGTGAATCACGAGCACATTGTGCAAATGCATGAGTTAATTGAGGTGGCTGGTAAACGACTTTGTATTGTGATGGAAGCTGCAGCCAAAGATCTCCTTCAGAAGATACATGAAGTGAAATGCATCCCAGAAGACCAAAGCAAAAACTTGTTCTCTCAGATGGTCAGTGCCATCAACTACCTCCACCAGATGGACATCTTCCATCGGGACCTCAAGTGTGAAAACATACTGCTGACAGCCGAAGAACAAGTTAAGATCACAGACTTCGGTTTCGCCCGCTCTGTTCAAGACCCTTCAGAGCTCAGTCATACCTTCTGTGGTTCTGCAGCCTACACTCCACCAGAAGTCATCATGGGAACGCCGTATGACCCAAAGAAGTATGATGTATGGAGCCTCGGGGTGATCCTATACGTCATGGTGACTGGATTGATGCCGTATGATGACACCAACTTGAGGCGACTTCACCGTCTTCAAAGCAAGTCTTTGGTTTTTTCGGACAATGCCGGTGTTCAGGAACCATGCCAAGTCTTCATCCGTACTCTGCTCCAGTTCAATCCTTCCACACGTCCAACCATTCAGCAGGTGGCAGAACATCCGTGGATGCAGAAGGGAAAAAGCTAA